Part of the Streptomyces antimycoticus genome, CCTCGGAGTCGGCGCGCTCGGGCACATCGGCGGGGCCTCGCCCGATCACCCCGGTGGCGGGCTGCGCCAAGGGCTGGACCGACCCCGCCGCCGCGTCCGCCGCCCGCGCGCCCGCCCGTTGCGCGCCTGGCGCGCCCGCGCCGAAGCCGCTGAAGAAGAAGACGAAGATCGTCGTTTCCGCCAGCACGCTGACCGCCGAGTACCTCGCGCCGCTGCGGATCGCCATGGCGAAGGGCGAGTTCAGCAAGGAGAAGCTCGATGTCGAACTGAAGCTGCTGCCCACCCCGGACGCGCTTCCGCTGCTCGCCAAGGGCGATATCGACGTCCAGTACGCGGCGCCGGAGGCCGCCGTGCTCAACGGCATCCGCCAGGGGTTCGCCATTCGCTGGGTCGCCGGCAACTTCACCCCCGCGCCCGGCTCCAAGAGTGGCTTCTGGACCAGGCTGAAACCGGGGGAGAGGGCGGACGAGGTCAGCCTCAAGGACCGCACGGTCGGCACGCTCATCGGCAAGGGCTCGGTCATCATGTATCCGATGGAGAAGGTGCTCTCCGCGCACAAGGCCGACGTGGACAGCGTCCGCTTCCAGCAGCTCGGCCCGGCCGAGGTCCTCACCTCGCTGAAGAACGGTGGAGTGGACGCGGCATGGCTGCTCGACCCGGTGTGGCGCCAGGTGGACGGCGACGCGGACTACGCCTTCCTCGGCGGCCAGCCGCGCGGCGAACCGCTCGGCGGGCTGTTGTTCGGCCCCGATCTGCTGACCGAGGACCCGGACGCGGGCGTGGCGTTCCTGCGCGCCTACATCCGCACCGTCAACACCTACTTCGCCGGGGACTACAAGAAGGACACGGCGTTCCTCGACGACCTCGGCGAAGCGCTCAAGACCGAGCCGGACACACTGGCCGCCGTGCCGTCGCTGCGCATGGACTGGGAGATTCGCGCGGGCACGGTGGACCGGCTGCAGAAGGCGTACGCCACCGCCGGGGTGGTCGAGGGCGACCCCCTGCCCGAGCACCAGGTCGTGGACCGCTCGTTCTACGCGGAGGCGGTCGGCCACCAGCCCTAGACCATCGGGCCCGCACCATGACCCGCTCGCCCGGAGCTCATCGTAGGCGGACCCAGGCCTGCACGGCCAAGTGGTCGCTGGGGCGCAGGTTGTTCTTGGTGAAGATATTGGTCTCGGTGTGATCGGTCGTGACCATAGGGTCGGAGAGGATCCA contains:
- a CDS encoding ABC transporter substrate-binding protein — protein: MARRPSLARALITGVILFGVLGSLAACDAQTSESARSGTSAGPRPITPVAGCAKGWTDPAAASAARAPARCAPGAPAPKPLKKKTKIVVSASTLTAEYLAPLRIAMAKGEFSKEKLDVELKLLPTPDALPLLAKGDIDVQYAAPEAAVLNGIRQGFAIRWVAGNFTPAPGSKSGFWTRLKPGERADEVSLKDRTVGTLIGKGSVIMYPMEKVLSAHKADVDSVRFQQLGPAEVLTSLKNGGVDAAWLLDPVWRQVDGDADYAFLGGQPRGEPLGGLLFGPDLLTEDPDAGVAFLRAYIRTVNTYFAGDYKKDTAFLDDLGEALKTEPDTLAAVPSLRMDWEIRAGTVDRLQKAYATAGVVEGDPLPEHQVVDRSFYAEAVGHQP